The DNA region CGGTCAGGGCCGTGACGAGTGCCGTGGCCTGGGCGCTCTCAGTGGCGTCGAGCGCTTCCGGCAACCGGTTCTGTCGGGCGGCGCGCCGGATGTCCGCGAAGTAGGTGAGCGGGGCTCCGGGGACCCAGGTACTGCCGCGGTAGCGCGGGAGTATGGCCATCAGCATGGAGAGCAGCGCCGTCGCCAGCCCGCCGGTGCCCGCCCACCACAGGGCCGTGCCGGGGGAGGAGAGCGCGTTCGGTCGCCACTCGCTCCCAGCCAGCCAGCCGCTGATCACGCCTGCGGTCATGCCGAGCGCGGCAACCAGTACGGATGCCTTGCTGTCGGCTCGTGCGATCTCGGACCGCAGATCGAGGAGTAGCCGCGCCCCGGCATCGGTGTTCTGGATCGGTGGGCTGTCGGTCATGTGCTGTGGTCCTCCTGGCCCGGCGCTCCTGCCACGTCCGTGGCCCGGGGCGTGTCCGATGTCCTCGGCGGGTTCGCAGCCCCGGGAGCGTCCGCAGGCTCGGCTGCGTCGGTCGCCCCACTCCGGCCGGCCGCTCCGGCGGCGTCCGCCGTCATGTCCTCGGCGGAGGCGGAGGCGGGCCGGGGGTCGGGAGATGCCGCGGCAGTCACAGTCCGTGCCTTCGGCACGCCGGTCCCGCCGGGTGCTCTGCGCACGTCTTCCGCACCGGCCGATGGCGTGGCGGTGCCCGTCGGCCTCAGAGGCGCGCTGCCATAGCCCGGCGGCGGCTGCCAGCCCGGGAAGGGACTCGACGGGTCGCCCGTCTCCGGATCGGCCTTGCGGAGGGGCGTCCCATCGAGCCGGTGCACCTCCCGGCTGTTTGCCTCAATGCCGTCGGTCAGGTCGAAGTCCGGCCGGGACATGCTCCGCATGACCGCTTCCGGCGCCGCTCTCAGTGCGTCCTGCGGCATCGACACGGTCAGCCGGCCTTCGGCCGTGCTCTGCGCGGTGACGCCGGGAAGATGCTGGTTCAGTACGTCGATCAACGCCTGGAGAGCCCTCTTCTTCGGTGCCTCCAACTCGTGGTTCTCCGCGCTGTCGCCCTGCAGCAGCTCGCCCGCCAGCTCCATCTGCGCCTGGATCATGTGTAGTTGGTCCTGGCGCAGGCTTGTCACCACGAGCTTGGTGTCCTCGGGATGGTCGGCCAGATGGAGCGCCCATGCGCGGACCCCGCCCTGTTCCAAGTGCTTTTCGTAGAAGGCGATCTTTTCCGCGTTCACCTGCTGCAGCTCCATCTGCCGACGGGCCCGGTCGACCGCCTCCGTGTGCTGCCACTTCTGCTGCCGCAACCTCAGTTCGTGCTGCTGCTCATCGAATTCGGCCGCGCGCCCCCACTGCAGTGCGTCCTGCTCCCTGACGCGCCGGTCGATCGCAGCATCGTGCTCCCGGCCCCGCCGCTCGGTGTGGACCTGCTCGGTGGCCGCATGGTCGATGGACCTCATTCGCCGTACATGGTCGATGGCTTCCTGGTCCCCGCGCAGCCGTACGGTCCAGGCCACGGCGAGACCCGCTCGCGTGCCGAGTGAACCCTGTGCGCGTACTTCCCGCAGCAGTGCCTCCTCGGCCTCCGCACTCCGGGAGGCGGGGTAGCGGCGGGTGACGGCCCGGGCCGACTGTTCCAGCTCGCCGATCAGCAGTCGTGGTACGTCACGGTGTCGGCTCGCCACGAACAGCGCGGGATCGACGACCTGCCACGACAGTTCGACGACCACTCCGAACTCGAAGGCGTCATCGTTGCTCGGCAGGCCGATCTCCTCGCGTACGGGATGGACCCCCATGTCGACCTCGTACACCGAGGTGTATCGCTTCGCGGCGGCTCCGGCCCTGGTGGGGCGGACCGGCGGGAGGTAGGTTTCGTACGAGCCGTCCCGGGCCGAGAAGACCAGGGCGTGGTCGATGCGGGTGAGCGGGCGGCGGGCGAATCCGAAGCGGGACAGTTGCCGGACCGTGACCACCGGGTCGGACAACCGCGTTCCGCGGTCGGCCCGTTGGTCCCAGTCGGGTGCTCGTCGGAATTCGGGCATGGGCACTCTCCTGTTGCTGTGGACGAGATCGCAGGTCAGGGATGAGTCAGGACGGCCAGTAGCCGGCCTGTCACGGGCGGGGGGTCGGTGCCGTCCTCGCCGGGCATCGTCCGCAGGAGATGGCTGAGCCGCTGGTGCTCCGACGGCGTGGTGACGAGTGAGGGCAGCAGCGCGGCGAGCGCCCACTCCGTGCCGGGATCGTGGTCCGCCGACAGCACCCAGCGGCGCAGCACGTCGAGGGCGTCCCGGGTGTGGCCGCGGCTCCCCAGGGCGGTGCGCCACAGCTCGACGATGCCGGTGGCGGCCGGTGTCCGCGCGGCCGACGCTCGCGCGTACCAGGACAGAACGAGCGGCTGCCCATGGCGCTCGTCCTGCTCGGTCCGACGGCAGGCGCTGATGAAGCCGCCGAGCGCGAGGTCGGTCGCCGGACGGTCGTCGTGCAGCGTCCTGAGCAGCCCCGCGAGCACGTCCTCGCCCGCTGGTGACAACAGCAACAGCTCTACGGACTCGGCGAGTTGCCCCGAAAGATCCGTGTCGGGCTCCGGCTGTCCTGCCTGGTGCCGGGCCGCCGAGCGCAGCGCTGCCAGGGTCTCGGAGGGGCGTTCCGGCCCGATCAGCCCATGGGCGCGGATGGCGACCCAGCGCAGCGGCGACTCGTCGCTCTCGCACCAGGCGTCGAGGATGCGCGGCACGTTGGGAGTGCCCAGCACGTGGGTGAGTGTGAGCGCGTTGACGGCGACGAGGCGGTGCCGGTAGAGGTGTGAGGAGGCCCATGGCTCGATGACCAGCGCCATGGCGGACGGCAGATCGGTATGGGCGAGCACGGCGACGGTGGAGGCGGCGCGGGTACGCACGAACGGCCGTCCGTCCCCGGCCAGCCGTTGCAGCCAGTGCACGAGTGCGGGCCGTGCCGAGGGGTGCCCGGTCCATATCTCGCGCAGCAACACGAGTGGGGCCCGCTCGTCCCGGTAGGCGGCCTTCACCTGTCGGACCGGACCCCACTCGGTGGGCTCCTCGGCCTCGAACCGCCGGGCACGGGCGAGCTGGAGCCGCTTGCCGATGTGCGTGCCGAAGACCGGGACGGTGGCGGACCGCAGCCCGCTCTCGATTTCGTGGAGGAAGACGTAGAGCAGATCGCTCAGCTCCGCCGTCAGGGCGTACGGGCCCTCGTCGAAGGCGGCCAGGGCGACGAGGAATGCCTTGTCCCGCAGGTGCAGCACGGTCCCGTCGTCCTCGAACCACTCCTGGACCTGGTTCTCCAACGCGATCAGGGAGAAGTCCCCGAGCTCAGCGGTGTCGGCCTCCCCGGTCGCGTACCTCGCCAGGAGCCGGGCGAACTCGGCGGCCTCGCGCGGCTGATGGTTGCGTTCGAGGAACGCGGTCACGGCCGGCAGGGAAAGCAGCTCCGGCACATGGTCCTCGCCCACCAGCACCCCCAGGTGCGCGGCGAGGACATCGCCCGGCGGGGGAGCCTGCCAGCTCACCACCGGTACATCCTCCAGCAGGGCCGTCGGCCCCACGGTGATCACCAGATACGCGTCCTCGCCCAGTTCCTTGCGGGCAGCCAGCAGATCCGCCTCCCGCAGCGGTCGGCCCGGCTCGGTGATCAGATCGCAGAGGACATGGCCGGTTCGGCCGTCGCGTGTCTCGCCGCCACCGAGACCGGCTGTGAGCTGTCCGGGGGTGGTGTCCCGGCCGATCGCCTGGACCGGATCTGCGCGGAGCCGGTGCAGCAGCATGAGTGCGGCGGTCCGCCGACCCGCGAAATACGGGCCCGAGACCACCAGGACATGCTCTTCGCGCAGCCGGTCGACCAACGCCTCGAAGTCGGCGCACGCAGGCACGAAACAGGCCGACAGCTCCTCCAGGGTGGACTGTGCGATCTCGCCCGAGGTGTGGAGTGCGGAGGAGGCGCCGAACTGGTAGATGATCTCGGTCCTGTCGAGCAGGATGTCCCCGTAGAAGGTGCCGCCGCCGATGCCGTGGTTGATCCCGCCGAAGACGCCCCCGCCGACCTGGGCGCCGTCCCCGAATCCCATGGTCCGTGGGGTGTGGTTCTCCAGGTCCCGCCGGGCTGCCCAGGCGGGCTGCGGCTGGTCGGTCTCCTCGGTTGTCTCCCCGTCGGCCTGGCGGCCGTCCTGCGCCTCGGAAGACTGGTCGCCCCCTGTCGAGGGCTGGGAGCCGTGCGGTTGTTCCTCGGCGCTCACCGGCGGTCTCCCCGGCCTCCGTCGCCGAGATGGATGTCTCCGGAGAAGGTGCCGCCGCCGATGCCGTGGTTGGTCCCGCCGAAGACACCTCCGTTGACTGTGGCGCCGCCGAAGTCGAAGGCCTGGGCCGGTTCCTGCGGGGTGGGCGGGGCAATGCCGGAGACCGACGGGGCGTCCCCCTTCCCGCTCGCGGGGTGCGGGCGCTCACTCGGAAGCGGACCGTGCAGCCACGCAGCGAGCGGACCGTTCTTGCTGTCCACCGTGACGGAGCGGAACTCCTCGGCCGGAACGCCGGCGTGGCTGTGCCGTACAACGCCCCGGTAGACCGGATCGGACACGCACAGCGCGAAGTCGTCCGGGCGCTCCCGCAGCGCCGTCCGCAGCAACTCCGTGTCCAGCAGTCTGCACGCGTGGTTGAGATCGCTGCCGACCCATCCGTCGAGCCGGTCCACGGCGACGTACCCCGAAGCGACCACTCCGCGAAGCCGCATCTGAGCCGAGGCGGAGGCTCGCCGGTTCTGGCTGCGCAACTGGGCCGGCACCTCGGTCAGCAGCGCCCGCAGCAGGGCGATCACCGAGCAGTTGGCGTCGATCAACTCCATCACGGAGTCGCCGCGGTCCGCCCGCCTGCGCCGGGTCTCGTCGATCCCGGCGGCGAGCAGTGCCCGGTCGGTGAGGTCATAGAGCATGCGGCGCAGATACGCCTGCTCGACATCGTCCCGCTCGCTGTACTTCTCGATGTCGAGCAGCAGGATCGTGCTGTTCACGGGATCGTTCATGGGGGTGCCTCTCGCTCGGGTCTCCGCGGGCCGAAGACACGAGCGTGGGGCTGATGGGACTGCGGTGGTGAGGGCGGATGACTCACTTCGAGTGTGACCGTGTGCACAGAGTCGTCTGCGGCCGCGCTTCCTCCGCAGAGCGCGCGGAACCTGCTCTACGGAGGGAGCGGGGCTTCGTGGCGGACGACCGGTCGGGCAGAGTCCTGCGCCCGGGCGATCCGGCGGAGCGCGTCCGGCCGCACGATCACCATCGCCCGCCGCCCTGTCAGTACGATGCCCCGTTCGCGCAGGTCCTTCAGCAGCCGCTGGACCATTTCCCTGGAGGCACCGACCGCCCCGGCCAGCTCCTGTTTGCTGAGCGGTATGTCGAGTTCGATGCCTTCATCCGTACGGCCGCCGTGGGTGTGCGCCAGATCCAGCAGCAGAACGGCGAAGCGCTCCCGTACCGTCATCGCCGCGAACTCCAGGCTGCGCCGATCCGCAGCGCGCGTACGGTCGGCGGTCAATGCCAGGAGCGTGAGCGAGACCTTGGCGGAGCCTGCCACGAACGCGCGGAACTTCTCGTGCGCCACGACCACGGCCCGCACGGGGGAGAGCGCGGTCACCGTCGCCGAGCGTGGCCGGCCGGTCAGCGCGGCCGAC from Streptomyces sp. NBC_01591 includes:
- a CDS encoding Pycsar system effector family protein produces the protein MTDSPPIQNTDAGARLLLDLRSEIARADSKASVLVAALGMTAGVISGWLAGSEWRPNALSSPGTALWWAGTGGLATALLSMLMAILPRYRGSTWVPGAPLTYFADIRRAARQNRLPEALDATESAQATALVTALTETSRIAVCKHQWIRVGLLAYSVGTVLLPASLLLG
- a CDS encoding Crp/Fnr family transcriptional regulator, producing MAAAYIPDGDGLDDRVPFLARLEREDRVSLLGLGRELSFASRAPLLRQDEPSAYVLLIVNGWTKVTTSAPNGYEALHALRGPGDIVGESAALTGRPRSATVTALSPVRAVVVAHEKFRAFVAGSAKVSLTLLALTADRTRAADRRSLEFAAMTVRERFAVLLLDLAHTHGGRTDEGIELDIPLSKQELAGAVGASREMVQRLLKDLRERGIVLTGRRAMVIVRPDALRRIARAQDSARPVVRHEAPLPP